From the genome of Pseudomonadota bacterium:
TCCGCCGGCGCCACGGCGCCCCAGTACACCAGCAGGGGCAGAGGCAGATAAACGGCGGTCCGCAGAAAAAATTCGTAATGACGACTTCCGGTGAGCATCAGGACCAGGACCACTCCGGAAAGCGCCAGCGCCAACCCGGCGAACCAACCCGGAATCTCGGCCATCGACAACACCACCACCAGGAGGATCAGAGAGAAATTGATCCGCAGGAGCAAAAAAAGGACTTTCAGAACCCGGGTCAGCAGATGGGCTTCGGCCAATATCTTCTGAAAATTTCCGGGAAGGTTTTCCGCTTTCCGGGTAAGACGCCAACCAAAGCGCGATGACAGATAGAAAAAAAGGCTCACCGCCGCCCCGATGCCGAGGGCCCAGCCGAGAATCAACCAGTCCGAGCTGAAACGCAGACGATAGGCGGCCAGCACCAGCCCCAGCTGCACCAGATAAATCGCCAGCACCGCTTCCCGATGCGCCAGGCCCAGACGCATCAGCTTGTGGTGAAAATGATTCTTGTCGGCGGCAAAGGGCGAGCGGCCATTGTAAATGCGGGCCAGCATGACCGTCAGGGTGTCGAGAATGGGAAAACCCAGCAACAGCAGCGGTAACAGGGGGCTGTAGATCACATCCGTCCGGGTCAGGTAAAGGGAGACCGTGATCGCGAGAAAACCGAGCAGCTGGCTGCCGGCGTCGCCCATGAAGATGGTCGCCGGGTAAGTATTGTAGCGCAGAAAACCGAAAATCGCCCCGATCACGGCGGCGGCCACCATCACCACCACGGCATCGCCCGCGCGCAGGCCGAAATAACCCAGCAACAGAAAGGAAATAACCGTGATGCCGCCGGCCAGGCCGTCGAGACCGTCGGCCAGATTGATGGCGTTGGTGACCCCGACGATAACTACGATGCTTAAAGG
Proteins encoded in this window:
- a CDS encoding undecaprenyl/decaprenyl-phosphate alpha-N-acetylglucosaminyl 1-phosphate transferase encodes the protein MVFLNTLFLSLFITVVLVPFFRSLAYKINAVDKPDERKVHARPMARTGGLAMAVGALLPLFLWGQAEVFRPWLLACAIIVGAGFVDDLIGLGHRAKFGAQILAAAVVVLYGGIAITSLGALLPDGWLLPAWLSIPLSIVVIVGVTNAINLADGLDGLAGGITVISFLLLGYFGLRAGDAVVVMVAAAVIGAIFGFLRYNTYPATIFMGDAGSQLLGFLAITVSLYLTRTDVIYSPLLPLLLLGFPILDTLTVMLARIYNGRSPFAADKNHFHHKLMRLGLAHREAVLAIYLVQLGLVLAAYRLRFSSDWLILGWALGIGAAVSLFFYLSSRFGWRLTRKAENLPGNFQKILAEAHLLTRVLKVLFLLLRINFSLILLVVVLSMAEIPGWFAGLALALSGVVLVLMLTGSRHYEFFLRTAVYLPLPLLVYWGAVAPADGRISWCRCCGAGWFYGPLYVSLIIFSLLLLKLTRRDGYQSTPLDFLILMTAILLPSVAPAELAGGQVKTLAIRIIAVFFALEVILEESRTRNLDLGLTVVGVLLLAGLRWLTGAV